AATAAAAAATATACCAACTTAGTAGATTATTTCTTGGCCTGCTATTTGCCTCACTAAGAATAGTCAGATTTAATAAAAGAACACCATTATTTATTCAAATTTACAGACATTGTGTAGCACAAATGTTAAACCTTTCGTCTGTTTTGTGGTATTTATAGAAGAATTAAATAATATAAAGTATATGAAACAATCTATTTTAAGCATGCTTGCAGTATTCACCATTTTATTCGCTAGTTGTGGCGGCGCTAAGAATGTAGCGGGAAATGATGCAAATATTTCAAAATTAACAGGCCACAAATGGCAACTGATAGAAATAGGGGGAAAGGAAATTTCCACAGTCACTAAACGCACCTTGCATCTATCGCTTATCCCTTCGGAAAGTCGTTATGCCGTAACAGGGGGGTGTAATACCCTTAATGGTGCTTACTCCTTTACGAAGAAAGCGGGCGGTATTAAGTTCAGCCAAGGAATTTCAACAATGATGGCCTGCGATGACATGGAAATCGATCGCGAAGTGATTTCAGCAGTTACACAAACTTCCAAATACGCAATTGAGGACGAAATCCTAGTGTTGTATAAAGGAAACACGCCTTTAGCTAAGTTTAAAGCAGTAGCAGCAGACAGCGAACTTGCCGGAACTTGGGAATTGGATTATATCCAAGGCGGAAACACCCCATTCAATGAACTGTTTCCACAAGGAAAACCAACAATCAACTTTGATCTTAACGCTAAGAAAGTAAACGGAAAGGGCGCTTGTAATAACTATAATGCGACAGTAGAAATCAACGGTAGAAGTATCAAAATCGGCCCTGTTGCTTCAACACGTATGGGATGTCTAGGAAATGGTGAAGGCCTTTACTTCGAAACTTTACAAAAAGTAAATGTCATCAGCGTAAATGGAGATACCATGACCTTGATTATCGGCGATGTTGCGGTAATGAGATTCGCTAGACGTTAGGTTTTAGATATTAGATATTAGATTTTAGACATTAGAGCGTCTTGAACCAGGAAAGGAAGGGTGCAAGGATGTTCAGGATGCATTGTCTTTGAACCACGAAAGGAAGGGGGCTTTGTCTTTGAACCAGGAAAGGAAGGATGCAAGGATGATCAGGATACTGTTCATCTTTCTATCCTTCCTTTCTTGGTTCAGACTAGATTTTACACAGCTGACATTAGATAATAGACCGGCGCCTGTTAATCTTTATATCCTTCCTTTCCTGGTATTAAGAAATCCTTTTTTTCTTTCAACATGATCCTGCCAATCCTTAAATCCTTTCTTTCCTGGTTCAAAACAAATTACCCTTTCTAAACAAAGGTTCAAAATAAACCTCAATGCATAGCCATAGGTCTTTATACTAAATACTAACTACTAAATACTACCTTCCTCCACCCAAAGTCCATCAGATTTAATTATCTCGATCAGTTCATCTAAAGCGCGAGCAGAGCTAACATTTCTTTTTACGACTTCTTTGCTTCGATATAGTGTAATTTTATCGGGACCTGCACCTACATAACCATAGTCGGCGTCTGCCATTTCTCCAGGTCCATTGACGATACAACCCATAATGGCAATCTTTAAACCTTTTAAATGGTTAGTACGACTTCTTACCATCTGCGTAGTTTCTTGTAGGTCGAAGAGGGTTCGGCCGCAGCTAGGGCAGGAGATATACTCTGTTTTCGATATTCTGGAGCGTGTTGCTTGTAGAATACCAAAAGATACTGAGCTAAGTTTGTCGGTAGGTGTTGCCTCGCTATCAATCCAGATACCCGAGCCCAATCCATCGATCAACAAAGCACCCAAATCGGTAGCAGCATAAAGCTGGATCTTCGAGATAGGTTCTTCAGGGCTCATGACATCACCCATAGGACCCGAAAATTCTTCCTTCGGATAGCTACGTTTGATAATAACAGGATTATCTAATCCAATTTCCTGCAGATTCGCAAAGAACTGGCGCTGATCGGCCATTCCATGGATGTGATTGGTTTCTAAAACGAATACAACTGTCTCGTCCAGGGGTAGCTGCGAAAAGCTATCGCCCGCCAAATCATCATTCGAGATATGCACAAGGTTCAATACTGGATCTTTGTGCTCGGCAGCAACAAATTCCTGTAAACGATAAACCGGGTGTATATTGGTTTTATTCGCCAACTTAACCCAAGTTCCATAGTTATATAACTGTTTTAAGTTACCAGGCATCGTAAAGGAAGGCAAGCCGTCTGCGAGATATACAAAATCTACAGATTGATCGCCCATATGATACTTATCTAAAACAGCGTCATATTTATAACCCACATCCGTCAAGATAAATGGGTCCTTTAAGTTCTTTTTTGAAATATCGACCACGACACGTGGAACCAGGGAGCCGCCAATAAAAGCATTTACCTCCTTCGTCTCATAAGGCTTGGTCGTGATCTCGTTTGTTAATCTTAGAATTTCACGTTGAGCGACTGCTTGAATCTGTTTTTCACGTTTCGCATATCGATTTACTAATGCGATAGCGACTGGTGCTTCTTTTTCTGGTTCTTCGGTAAGCGATACACGAACCGTGTCACCAAGACCGTCTTCCAATAGTGTTCCAATACCCACTGCCGACTTAATACGTCCATCTTCGCCGTCACCAGCTTCTGTAACACCTAAGTGCAAAGGATAATTCATATTCTCCGCAACCATCTTCTCCACCAACAAACGATAGGCTTGCACCATCACTTGCGGATTGGAGGATTTCATCGAAACAACTAAATTATAGTAGTTCAAATCTTCACAGATGCGAATGAACTCTAATGCCGACTCCACCATTCCTTCCGGAGTGTCCCCGTACCGGCTCATAATACGATCGGAAAGAGAACCATGATTCGTCCCAATTCGCATCGCGGTGCCATACTCTTTACAGATTTTTACTAGGGGAGCAAACTTCTTATAGATACGATCAAGCTCTGCTTGATAGGCAATATCCGTATAGTCGATCTGGTCAAATTTCTTTTTATCGGCGTAGTTGCCTGGGTTCACACGAACTTTTTCAACAATGCGTGCAGCAACCTCCGCAGCATTTGGTGTAAAATGTATATCCGCAACAAGCGGGACATCGTAGCCCCGCTTGCGCAATTCATTTTTTATATTCGCTAAATTCTCCGCCTCCTTGATGCTCGGTGCAGTGATCCGTACATATTCACACCCCGCGTCAACCATCTTAATAGTTTGTTCTACAGATCCAAGCGTATCCATCGTATCAACGGTTGTCATACTTTGTATACGGATGGGGTGATGTGCACCCATAGGAATATTGCCTATTTGTACCTCTCGGGTTAGGAATCTGCTATAGGTAGTTTTGGAGTTGCAATAGCCGCCTCCTAAGTGTGCTGATGTAATACTGTCCATGCTAATGCAAAGTTAGCTATTTTCCCTTTAATAGCGTACGACAGTTAGGGAATTTGCGGCGCCGGAGATGACGATGTGATAGCGATTTGCTGCCTGGTCATATCCTGTGGATTTACGAACGTCGCCATCCTTATGCTCTATATCTTCAAGTTTATTGTTCGAGATGATACTATCATATTCCACCATGCAAGGAACGCCTTTCGGAATTTGCAAGTGTACTTGGGATGCGGCAGTATTTATTTCTAGCTCAGTTGTTCCTAGGGTAGGCGTAGGCAGCGATAAGGTCATTTTGCTAGCTCCCGAGTTCAACTCAAGTCTTTTGATTTTCAGTTTTTTGAAATCTCCTTCTACCGCTGCTGCACCAATATTGAACTCAAAGTTCCAAATTGGAGCCTCATTCAGACTCAACTCTACTAAATTATTGCTCTTTCCATTTCCTTTAATGCTCGAATTAAGTTCCAGCTTAGTCTTTGTCGTACCTGACTTATCCAAATTCAACTTCATGTTGCTGGCATTAGTAGATCCACTAAATAAGTTGGAGGAGTCTGCTTTGGTAACAAATCTATATTTAGCGGCTCCGCCGTTTATTGTCAGTTTCGCTTCTTGAACCTCCGAATTATAGTCTGCACGGACGGTCTTACTGTAACTTTTGTCCTTATCGTCTGTATTCTCAATAATAACGCTGTTGCCGATCATCGATTCGAAATTCGTATTGGCATTTTTGTCCGGATAAATTCCTTTAAAGAACACGAAAACACATAGGAGAATGTTGATCCCGGCTGTTAAATAGGTGCTATACGGTCGGTTCTGTAACAATAGGTTGAGACCAATTGAAACTAATAGGAGCGGCCAGAATCTTAAGACCTGTAAAAAATGAAAGTCGATGACACGGAAATTGTCTAATAGAAATACCAGTCCGATGAAGACTAACCATATACCTGTTGCTACTTTATTGTTCATTGTTAGTTTGTTTTGTTGTCCCAAAACTAGCACGATAATACAAATTAAATCACTTAAAATAGGTTATGCTAGGGATATTTTCGGTAAATCAATTAGATTTGTCGGTGAAAATAGTCGAGAGTAATTTGTATATTGAGAAATTAAAAAACAAATTGTTCTTCACTACGTTAAAAACAAGACTAAGAATCATAAAACGTAATAAAACCAACATATGATATTTTACTATTTTGGTGAGTACCTGTTACTATTGAAAAAGGTTTTCCGAAAACCTGAGAAATGGAAAATATACATAAGGGAAATTATTCATGAAATGACAGAGATAGGCGTAGGGTCTGTAGGGCTTATCGTGATTATCTCCACCTTTATTGGTGCCGTTATGACCATGCAGATTGCCTTTCAGTTGGTTTCTGATCTTATCCCTAGTTCCGTAATCGGACAGATTAACCGCGACTCCAATATTCTAGAATTAGGACCAACCATATCCGCATTAGTATTGATGGGAAAAGTTGGTAGTTCCATTTCATCACAAATCGGATCTATGCGGGTAACCGAGCAAATCGATGCCCTGGAAATCATGGGGATCAATGCTGCAGGATACCTTATCCTCCCAAAAATCATTGCCGGGGTAATCATGGTACCTGTGTTAGTAACAGTGGCCATTGGCTGTGCCTTGGTAGGTGGTTTATTTGGAGGGGTATTGTC
The DNA window shown above is from Sphingobacterium hotanense and carries:
- a CDS encoding LiaI-LiaF-like domain-containing protein, which encodes MNNKVATGIWLVFIGLVFLLDNFRVIDFHFLQVLRFWPLLLVSIGLNLLLQNRPYSTYLTAGINILLCVFVFFKGIYPDKNANTNFESMIGNSVIIENTDDKDKSYSKTVRADYNSEVQEAKLTINGGAAKYRFVTKADSSNLFSGSTNASNMKLNLDKSGTTKTKLELNSSIKGNGKSNNLVELSLNEAPIWNFEFNIGAAAVEGDFKKLKIKRLELNSGASKMTLSLPTPTLGTTELEINTAASQVHLQIPKGVPCMVEYDSIISNNKLEDIEHKDGDVRKSTGYDQAANRYHIVISGAANSLTVVRY
- a CDS encoding MlaE family ABC transporter permease, with translation MIFYYFGEYLLLLKKVFRKPEKWKIYIREIIHEMTEIGVGSVGLIVIISTFIGAVMTMQIAFQLVSDLIPSSVIGQINRDSNILELGPTISALVLMGKVGSSISSQIGSMRVTEQIDALEIMGINAAGYLILPKIIAGVIMVPVLVTVAIGCALVGGLFGGVLSGAVSADDYIEGVQGGFNGFTVAVAMVKAFVFGFIITSVPAYKGFFVRGGALEVGQAGTRAVVIGCISILACDYIITALML
- a CDS encoding META domain-containing protein, with amino-acid sequence MKQSILSMLAVFTILFASCGGAKNVAGNDANISKLTGHKWQLIEIGGKEISTVTKRTLHLSLIPSESRYAVTGGCNTLNGAYSFTKKAGGIKFSQGISTMMACDDMEIDREVISAVTQTSKYAIEDEILVLYKGNTPLAKFKAVAADSELAGTWELDYIQGGNTPFNELFPQGKPTINFDLNAKKVNGKGACNNYNATVEINGRSIKIGPVASTRMGCLGNGEGLYFETLQKVNVISVNGDTMTLIIGDVAVMRFARR
- the ispG gene encoding (E)-4-hydroxy-3-methylbut-2-enyl-diphosphate synthase, which gives rise to MDSITSAHLGGGYCNSKTTYSRFLTREVQIGNIPMGAHHPIRIQSMTTVDTMDTLGSVEQTIKMVDAGCEYVRITAPSIKEAENLANIKNELRKRGYDVPLVADIHFTPNAAEVAARIVEKVRVNPGNYADKKKFDQIDYTDIAYQAELDRIYKKFAPLVKICKEYGTAMRIGTNHGSLSDRIMSRYGDTPEGMVESALEFIRICEDLNYYNLVVSMKSSNPQVMVQAYRLLVEKMVAENMNYPLHLGVTEAGDGEDGRIKSAVGIGTLLEDGLGDTVRVSLTEEPEKEAPVAIALVNRYAKREKQIQAVAQREILRLTNEITTKPYETKEVNAFIGGSLVPRVVVDISKKNLKDPFILTDVGYKYDAVLDKYHMGDQSVDFVYLADGLPSFTMPGNLKQLYNYGTWVKLANKTNIHPVYRLQEFVAAEHKDPVLNLVHISNDDLAGDSFSQLPLDETVVFVLETNHIHGMADQRQFFANLQEIGLDNPVIIKRSYPKEEFSGPMGDVMSPEEPISKIQLYAATDLGALLIDGLGSGIWIDSEATPTDKLSSVSFGILQATRSRISKTEYISCPSCGRTLFDLQETTQMVRSRTNHLKGLKIAIMGCIVNGPGEMADADYGYVGAGPDKITLYRSKEVVKRNVSSARALDELIEIIKSDGLWVEEGSI